The sequence GAATTCATGAATAAGTCCTCTACGCCTGAACAATGTTCTAAAATTAACCTGAATGGTACAACATACCGCGAGCCTACTCATGTTGCCAATGCCTTTAGCGACTATTTTGCACTGACACAAATACATAACAAACCAGTCACTCAGCCAACCATGTCTAGGTTACCtcactcattttttctttcccctgttACTGTTCCAGAGGTGTATTTACCAATCTGTAGCCTTAAAAACACAAGTCCAGGTTTAGATAACATTTGCGCACACCATTTGAAGTTAGTTGCTAATATTATTTCTGAACCAATATGTATCATAACTAATCGCATTTTCGAATCCTGCACTTTTCCTCTATGTCTAAAGAAGGCTAAGCTTATTCCCGTATTTAAGAAGGGAGACAAAGACCTAatttctaactacagaccaatatctaTTCTTTCGTCTTTAAGTAAGATTATTGAACATTTATTAGTTTAACGTTTAAATAACTACCTTGAAAAATTTAGTATAATTAATCCCTGTCAGTTCGGATTCCGTTCCGGAAGTTCTACTTGCTTAGCATTGCTCTCTTTAACCGATTTTATTAAGAAATCTATAGATTGTGGTAAATTCGTTGGCTCTGTCGTTTTGGATTTCACCAAAGCTTTTGACGCGATTAACCACAGCATTTTGTTCACTAAACTTGAAGCATACGGTATTACTGGTCCCGCTTTAACTCTATTAAAAAGCTATTTGTTGGATAGGCAGTACGTGGTTTCTGTAGCGGGTGCTCTTTCTCAAACTGAAATAATTAACTtaggtgtaccccaggggtccATTCTCGGTCCattactatttattatttacattaatgacttacccgaCCTGTTACATTCATCTCACTGCGTTTTATACGCCGATGGCACCACCATATCATTATCAAACACATCGTTAATCTCATTAACATCAAAGTTAAATGCTGCGCTAACTGACGTCATAGAATGGTGTCTCAGTAATTACCTAATTATTAATCCagagaaaactaaatatattatATTCAATAGTGGTCACAGGGTCCTAACTACTCCACTAGCGTTAACACTTGGTGCTCATCAAATTCCACCCGGTGACTTGGTTCTATTCCTCGGTGTTCTCCTGGACGCTAACCTCAAATTTGACtgccacgttaacaatattaAGAAAAAAACGGCATTTGGCATTCGCGCTCTAATAAAAGCACGCGCCTTCTTTTCTCGCAAGGCTCTTTTATCACTTTACTTTGCTTTTATTCATAGTCATATTAACTATGGAATCGCTGCCTGGGGTAACACGTACAATTGCCACCTGTCATCAGTTCAGCAATTACAAAATCAAGCCATTCGTATCATTACTAGCAGTCCTCGTCAGTCAAATGCATCCATTTTGCTCCGTCAAAACCTCATTTTAACGACCGCGAACTTGTTTCAATATAATTTAACAATCTTATTTTTCAAGTTACTTAACAACCAATTGCTTTACGAATTCGTTAACCTAAATGATTTACATAACTACAATAgaactaggtttgcctttaacagAAATTTTTTACTGAGTCTTGTCGGTACCAACTATGGTAAACTAACATCATCTTTGGCTGGCATATCTTTATGGAATCACTTACCATCAAACATAAAATCACTCACATCATTCTATGCCTTCGAAAAATCCCTTAAAGAGTTCCTTTTGGCGCAGTGACGCAATTATGGTtccaaatgttttatttattgtCACTATTTCTGTTATGTTTTGCTGTTCACATGCTTGCTGTTGCCTTTAGTCGTTTTGTTCATAATGCTTCTTTTTATGTATTCTCATGTCTTTTTTTGCGTCTGTTGAAattttgtatatgtatatttatagCACACCTATATTTTTACTTCATGTTCATCTCGGCCTGCCGATCATATTTCTCTCTATTTCGTTCTGTTCCTTCTTCAGATAATTTAAAGGTTCTGTTGTACGCCGATATTATTTTTATCTTTGTTAGTAGTACTGTACATTGTAATCATAATCACTTTTCTGTTATTGCACTAAAGCTCTTCGTTTCTGTTAGTGTGCATTCTATAAATTTTCTTTCTGTCCTGCCacctatgtaattttttttcttataattacccaccgagggtcccggttacagtcatcgactttgggaccctcgtctgtaaaacgaaaatgtaaccgtttctttgtttgtaatgaataaacttgatttgatttggtTTGATTTGATAGGGGTCGCATCCTGTCTGATAAGATTGATAACTGCCGATAATGCTGGTATTTATACTGACTTTATACTGGCCTCAGCCagtttgataagattgataatgaAAACGGGCAGCGCGCAGATGAGAAAATTGAACAATGTGTGCACATACTACAATAACTGTAGGGACGTTTCTGACGAAATTTCTGAATTACGAAAAGATGAGATTGTTTTGTACCtgtcacttgctggtggtgggaTGTCACAACTGGTAGCAAGCTAGCATCGAATTTTGTACTTTCACTGCAGGCTCTCATAgaccgcagctcttaggcgcgcCTTCCTGCGTTCAGCCTTGGCATCCCTCGTAACAGAGTGAACGAGCGCAGCAAAGGATCAAAGAGCGAACTTCTCGTCCTAATGCAGGATTGGTAGGACACTTCTTGCACTGTTACGATTATCTGAATATTGGGAAGATTTCTCTTCCTGGGATATGAAGCTGTGGGTAAGTTGAAACCTATGTAATCGACTTGACAACATAATGGCGGCTTAAGAATTATAACTTGCACAGTGCAATGCTAATAATCTATAGAAAATATAAGATCCAGCGATAGGCCAAGTCCGCCAACTATTGTTTCAACGAAGAAAACTTGCAATTTTGAGCACCTCTTGATGTCGTGTTGGTGGGTGGCCCTAGCGCTAACTCACTCATTGCGTGTACCATTCTAGAATTGTTTTGGGGAGGTTGTCTCACATATCGTGAAACGTTGCACAAGAAAATGGCGGTGAAGATCCACTAACTAATGGAGTCCCAATGCAGTACGTGCTCCACAATTGTGGCCAGATGTACGTTTCCGATTTGCTTTTACCTTGTTTGTATGTGCATTTTATTTGTGCGCCCTAGGCGTTGTATATTGGAATGAAAATCTCCCTGACTGTACAAAAGGGTAAACGCTGCTCAAATCACAGAATGCAGGTATCTGCGCTTTATGGAAGTATGAATGGCTTGTTATCGTACGCTGTCCACCCCCTTTCTTTCGGACCGACTACACGTGAGTTGCCTGATTCTCAGCTGCTAACTCGAAGCAAAAGATAAAGCTGAACTGCGACCTGTTTGTTCATGCGTTTGATTTGACGAGAATAAATTTTATGCTTAAGCTCGGAAAGTTTTGAGTAGTGCTCCGTAGGGTAGGATGGATCTAAATGTGTATCGCATACAACGTCTGCATTTCTCACCTGACTCGGTCCTATTGTTTTCAATGCTGCCTCGTTTCGCCATGAGCTATGGCCGACTAGCTCGCCTGTGAGGCCATCCCTGGTGGCCTCACAGACGAGGAAGTCTTCTTCTCCTGGGAAGAGGAAGGACACGGCCCAGTGCATCAGTGTTCTGGGGTCTCCACGTAGGCCGCTGGCCGAAGTTGATGACGGGAAGGTAAACGGCAGAGCCGTTATGCTTCCGGTGGGGTTGTTTAGAGGCCGAAAGAGCATCGTAACCCGCGTAGCGGGTTTCGCCGGGGTATCACCTGCAGAGAGATCCACAAGAAGCACAATTTATTAATTATAGCCTCAACTCCAGAAATATTCTTTAAGAGGGGTATTGTCTACGCGGTCTCAGCCTGAAGCACTTTTTCAAATAAAACCCGTTAGAAGACAGTAGATGCTTTCTTGGCAGAAGCTCAGTGCATCAGAAAGTGCCAGGCACGGAGAAAAGTGAGCCGAACATTTCTGTAGTTTATTGCACTGGCACTAAAACAGATCACCGAAAAATTGAGAAACACTCTTTTTTTCATGCGAAAGTGCCATAAGGAATGGCAAGCACTGCTGTGCAGTTTGGAATAAAATACGTAGCTGTTCGTCCACGTTCGCTGGCGTCCGCGCTATTTCGCTGTCGTCTTGTTGGCCATTTATCCCTAATGTAAGCCTAGGCTCCAGACACCATGTATGTATGACACTGGAAGACTTGTATACAAACAAGATTTCAGAGCGAAAAATGAGCCCGCATACCTCACTTTAGAACTCGGATTCGTTCTCCAGTCTATCCAGTGGCGCTCACGCAGTTAGCCGTTAGGAACCTTTTAATCACTTACGTCAGTCTCTTGATAGCAAGAAAACCTGTAGTTCTGCAAGTTCAGAAAGAAAGTTTCCGCTTTCCCTAATcaattttttcaaacacctttaTCATGTGCCAGTCTTGTAGCCATCGTGTTCCGAATATGGCTCACTGAAAAAAATGATGCGAGGCCTTAGTAGAAATATAGAATATACTAAGCATACTTGTAAATAAAGTGTGCTTTCTACCGGAACGATACAACCCCGAATGCATTCTTTGCTCTTCTGTTGGCTCATTTTTCTTACTATTCAATATACTGGCACCAAGTGATAGCTTGCTACATAAAGGAATTTTGTCTGCCGCGCAGTATCCATCTTGGCCGCCATGCAGTGTTTTGTCGATTTAAACAGCGTGTATCTCTAGGTGATGTTCGAGGTCGCTTTGCCCTTGATCCTAACTTTTCGGTGGATTCATACTTCTTGGACACCTAATTACGCTTTTCTATATTTCGTTTTATTACCTTGCTCCATCATATAAGTGGTTTACTCTGTCCAATTCAATTCTTTAGCCGCGTTTGTCTTACCTCTAGTCGCACGTCATCTAAAAGCTCCTTGCTTCCACGCCGGCTTTATATAGTGCGTCTAGTTATTTCGCTACCATTTCGGCAATATCTATCAGGTAATTATTATACTTTTGAAATTACTGTACTGCTGTTGCTTTTTCTCCTGTGTTTGCATATTTCCCGAAGCTTAAGGTCACATGTGCAGCGGTTCGACCATCCCAGGCAGGAGTCCGTTGCTAAAGAAAAGCGGCATGGGAGAATAGGACTGGGAAAAAATTACAGGGGCGTTCCCGGCCTAAGTAGGCGTGTCCAAATAGTTCTGCCGGGAACCACATACACCATAGCTGGCTGGCCAGAATAAATTGCGGTGGCTCGTTTTTGCGGCGCCGTGTCTTCAGATTGCCGACACCGCGCGACCGAGTCCAGCCATAACAGGGTCATAGCAGGGACTCTTCCATGATGAGTGTGACAAGGTCAAACGCACACCAATTGGCGTACCGCGAATGCAGGACTTCCAGGTATTTTACATTGACATTCCGGCCCATTCGTTCATGCTGCTGCACTGCCACTTGCACGTAGACACCATCAATGACAACTACGTTTTAATGTGTTCAGCCGTAGCTGTCAGAGAGCTTCCTTGCAGAGCTCTAACTGCCACCTCTTGAGCCAAAGCTCGGCGGTGATCTGCGGTGAGCGGCAATCGACAGCTGCACCACCTCGCGCCTTCGTGTTTATCAAGCCGGCATTCTATCATGTCAGTTCTCGGAAGGTGCACCACTTGCAAGTCATTCAAGTCACGAGCGCACACATCGACTGCAATTAGCCGTACCTCGGGTTATCAGTGACTGGTACCGATCTGCAAGCTTCACGCAGTCTGCGAGTCCTAAGCTGAATGACCTTGCGCGACGACAATTCGCAAGGAAATCGCTGGGTGGAACGTAGCGCTCTTGCGTACTGTACGGTCTCCAGCTTTCCT comes from Dermacentor andersoni chromosome 9, qqDerAnde1_hic_scaffold, whole genome shotgun sequence and encodes:
- the LOC129383902 gene encoding uncharacterized protein, coding for MLFRPLNNPTGSITALPFTFPSSTSASGLRGDPRTLMHWAVSFLFPGEEDFLVCEATRDGLTGELVGHSSWRNEAALKTIGPSQVKLGSYQVTQDQVHAALKDFGDLEPYDVTKNSCQTFVVQLLERLGINVPDDVVTCQAAVAKSPGMSSPE